A region from the Algoriphagus machipongonensis genome encodes:
- a CDS encoding eCIS core domain-containing protein: protein MKSFNSKTSDNNGASAQKQPDDFFQAKLNVGQPGDKYELEADQMAEQVVGEMNGGSPVSKADHQVQSQQEEDVQTKETSETEGKQKPLAETITPVVQAKVEEEQVQEKEEEEELQKKEDEEVQMNSVAGSDEEDENNTGSLQAKSDQESSVSPQLESQIKLGTGGTEMDKSIRSSMESGFGADFSDVKVHTDSSAVQMSQELGAQAFTHGNDIYFNEGKYDPGSSAGQNLLAHELTHTIQQGSSGAIQGKMVQKEGEEDEIAQSGDNFDFTTNPPKIYVDNLPIPSFKQTFMSGDNNFRAREFSGGGREEENDPNQAGEWDSIASTGAAEKLLNGGLQNDQLYRITTSVRSGGRTKKFERNGDPNLLAENLKVPFWDDPSGEKEIYQIDHKQELQLKGWPRVRTAGGIDNLHLLSKEANRESGNLIKGNVNRTLISLIGADEDLKNALNARGVNTSRINNRTIDRNIKPNYDIHYRSFSQGQDPPNIKIWDKGKIESGDHVQKLLDREKGRRAISIYDFQDPDPNPSLPFDPHPASLNLENQIGSSSSYVLYWGDNLNARTKLDWNDPNLITQAASSNLFRPRLTMHGKFFNVESMQFDPQIESGQKGHLRGKPFKFRKGDRRILMLPEFFNWPIYKMPGTTYAGYLDSQDLKNFLNNSNAEFDLLSPFSIDNLMITDSGLIGSGTLLPSVPFISRSNVEIVITEDDVMLQKVFSSGDLDMPAPFSVSDVSLTLGYGIQNGFVIQGQVNFGIDQVGEGHIGASASTGGGFELEGAFNFDSELFDPAEINVEYKDNIWTIGGEIGIPEGKVRGVKSATINATYSENNFSATGEAELDIPGIERGSMSIQYGEEGFSIGGNFDLSSDIPGITGGNVEARVSKAQGDEEYSVFVSGTAQPDIPGISSSLSVTYENGVITLEGRASYERGMLSGTIEVGATNRAIGEDGEPTGEPDENFSVYGGGTLTLQLTPWLAATAGVKFTPEGEIEVTARLDADSYEVFSRREFNRNLFTVPTIEIPLFAIPLGPRSIGLVAQIGGGLDFSAGFGPGELRNMSAEITYNPEHEEETTVAGHGEFGIPADAGLTLRGDLSLGVSAGIASLTGGIELAGELGLEGEALASVDVNWSPQTGLAIDAEGRITVNPKFTFELNAFARASLGVGFLSVSETWRHNLASYEWGPDIQFGIVFPVEYREGEPFDMSFDDIEVIYPDLDVVNMAKGLARDVKNDLFD, encoded by the coding sequence ATGAAGTCTTTCAACTCCAAGACGTCTGACAATAATGGGGCTTCAGCCCAAAAGCAGCCTGATGACTTTTTTCAGGCCAAGTTGAATGTGGGCCAACCTGGAGATAAATACGAACTCGAAGCTGATCAAATGGCTGAGCAGGTGGTGGGTGAAATGAATGGAGGTAGCCCAGTTTCTAAAGCAGATCATCAAGTTCAATCCCAACAAGAAGAAGATGTTCAAACAAAGGAGACTTCAGAAACAGAAGGCAAACAAAAACCCCTGGCCGAAACCATAACCCCTGTTGTTCAAGCTAAAGTAGAAGAGGAGCAAGTTCAAGAGAAAGAAGAGGAGGAAGAACTCCAAAAGAAGGAGGATGAGGAAGTTCAAATGAATTCGGTTGCTGGATCGGATGAGGAAGATGAAAACAATACGGGAAGTCTTCAAGCTAAATCAGATCAAGAAAGTAGCGTTTCACCTCAACTTGAGAGTCAGATAAAATTAGGGACTGGGGGCACTGAGATGGATAAAAGTATCAGAAGCTCAATGGAAAGTGGCTTCGGGGCTGATTTTTCGGATGTAAAAGTTCATACAGATAGCTCTGCCGTACAGATGAGTCAAGAACTGGGAGCGCAGGCATTTACTCATGGAAATGATATTTATTTTAATGAGGGAAAGTACGATCCTGGAAGTTCAGCGGGTCAAAATCTTCTCGCTCATGAACTGACCCATACCATACAGCAGGGAAGTAGTGGGGCTATTCAAGGAAAGATGGTGCAGAAGGAGGGAGAGGAAGATGAAATTGCCCAATCAGGCGATAATTTCGATTTCACCACAAACCCTCCAAAAATATATGTTGATAACCTTCCTATACCAAGTTTTAAACAAACCTTCATGTCTGGGGATAATAATTTTCGGGCTAGAGAATTCAGCGGAGGAGGTAGAGAAGAGGAAAACGACCCCAATCAAGCTGGGGAATGGGATTCCATAGCTAGCACTGGGGCAGCAGAAAAGTTATTAAATGGAGGTTTACAAAATGATCAGTTGTATCGAATTACAACATCTGTAAGATCAGGAGGAAGAACCAAAAAATTTGAAAGAAATGGTGATCCTAATTTATTGGCAGAAAATTTAAAAGTTCCATTTTGGGATGACCCAAGCGGTGAAAAGGAAATTTACCAAATTGACCACAAACAAGAATTACAATTAAAAGGCTGGCCAAGGGTTAGGACTGCCGGTGGTATAGATAACCTTCACTTATTATCAAAAGAAGCTAACCGTGAATCGGGTAATCTTATCAAGGGAAACGTAAATAGAACTTTGATTAGCTTAATTGGAGCAGATGAAGATTTAAAAAATGCACTAAATGCCAGAGGGGTCAATACTTCAAGAATTAATAATAGAACGATAGACCGAAACATCAAACCAAATTACGATATCCATTACAGGAGTTTCAGTCAAGGACAAGATCCACCAAATATAAAAATTTGGGATAAGGGAAAAATTGAGAGTGGCGATCATGTTCAAAAATTACTTGATAGAGAAAAGGGTAGAAGAGCAATAAGCATTTATGATTTTCAGGACCCAGATCCCAACCCATCGTTGCCATTTGATCCTCATCCGGCTAGCCTTAACTTAGAGAATCAAATTGGATCAAGTTCAAGTTATGTCCTCTACTGGGGTGATAATCTTAATGCTCGAACTAAACTAGACTGGAATGATCCAAATTTAATTACCCAAGCTGCTTCTTCAAATTTGTTTAGGCCCCGTCTAACCATGCATGGGAAATTTTTCAATGTAGAATCAATGCAATTTGATCCTCAAATTGAAAGTGGTCAAAAAGGTCATCTAAGAGGAAAACCCTTTAAATTCAGAAAAGGAGATCGAAGAATTCTAATGTTACCGGAATTTTTTAACTGGCCTATTTATAAAATGCCAGGAACTACTTATGCTGGCTATTTAGATTCTCAAGACTTAAAGAATTTCCTCAATAATAGCAATGCTGAATTTGATTTATTAAGTCCATTTTCCATTGACAATTTGATGATAACTGATTCTGGATTAATCGGTTCTGGGACCTTATTACCATCAGTACCATTTATTTCAAGATCTAATGTAGAAATCGTTATCACAGAAGATGATGTCATGTTACAAAAGGTCTTTTCCAGTGGTGATCTTGACATGCCAGCACCATTCTCAGTTTCTGATGTTAGCTTAACTTTAGGTTATGGGATCCAAAACGGATTTGTAATTCAAGGCCAAGTAAACTTTGGTATCGACCAAGTAGGTGAAGGACATATTGGTGCTTCTGCATCAACGGGAGGTGGTTTCGAACTGGAAGGTGCCTTTAACTTTGATTCTGAGCTTTTTGATCCAGCAGAAATTAATGTAGAATACAAGGATAATATCTGGACCATAGGAGGGGAAATTGGGATTCCCGAAGGCAAGGTCAGAGGAGTGAAATCTGCCACTATCAATGCTACTTATAGCGAAAATAACTTCAGTGCCACAGGTGAAGCTGAGCTTGATATACCCGGTATTGAACGTGGTTCAATGTCTATTCAGTACGGTGAGGAAGGTTTTTCCATTGGCGGTAATTTTGATCTGAGTAGCGATATACCCGGGATCACAGGAGGAAATGTGGAAGCTCGGGTTTCTAAAGCACAGGGTGATGAAGAGTACAGTGTATTTGTTTCTGGTACTGCTCAACCCGATATTCCAGGCATTTCTTCTTCATTGTCTGTTACCTATGAAAACGGAGTGATAACCCTTGAAGGTAGAGCTTCCTATGAGCGAGGAATGCTTAGTGGTACGATAGAAGTGGGAGCAACCAATAGGGCAATTGGCGAGGATGGAGAGCCTACTGGGGAGCCAGATGAAAACTTTAGTGTTTATGGAGGTGGAACATTAACCCTTCAGTTGACGCCTTGGTTGGCAGCCACAGCGGGAGTGAAGTTTACACCAGAAGGGGAGATTGAAGTTACTGCCAGACTTGATGCCGATAGCTATGAGGTCTTCAGTAGACGGGAATTCAATAGAAATCTATTCACTGTTCCAACCATCGAAATCCCACTTTTTGCTATTCCGCTTGGGCCTAGAAGTATTGGCTTGGTTGCGCAAATTGGTGGAGGGCTTGACTTCTCAGCAGGTTTTGGTCCGGGAGAATTGAGAAATATGTCTGCTGAGATTACTTATAATCCTGAGCATGAAGAGGAAACCACGGTTGCTGGTCATGGTGAATTTGGAATACCTGCAGATGCCGGATTAACACTTCGCGGGGACTTGAGTCTTGGAGTAAGTGCGGGAATAGCAAGCTTGACAGGTGGAATTGAACTAGCAGGTGAATTAGGTTTAGAGGGAGAAGCATTAGCATCTGTAGATGTGAATTGGAGTCCTCAAACAGGCTTGGCTATAGATGCTGAAGGTAGAATCACTGTGAATCCGAAATTCACATTTGAATTAAATGCATTCGCTAGGGCAAGCTTGGGGGTAGGATTCCTGTCGGTCTCGGAAACTTGGAGGCATAATTTAGCCTCATACGAATGGGGTCCTGATATCCAGTTTGGGATCGTGTTCCCTGTGGAATATAGAGAAGGAGAACCATTTGATATGTCATTTGATGATATTGAAGTGATCTACCCTGATCTGGATGTGGTTAATATGGCTAAGGGACTGGCTAGGGATGTTAAAAACGACTTATTTGATTAA
- a CDS encoding eCIS core domain-containing protein — protein sequence MRELKKKHKPELSNNQVSMKSDDQSKDFFGVQAKLETGKPGDKYEQEADAMADKVVNQTSSTDPIQSKGAEEEEVQQKPISESISKVQKQDMKEEEPVQAQEEEEVVQSQEEEEAVQSQEEEEAIQSQEEEEAVQSQEEEEAVQAEEEEEALQTKSEANNLNHQKRANSIETTLNQSKGSGKALDKSIKNEMESGFGADFSQVRIHHDARANDMSKQIHAQAFTHGNDIYFNSGKYQPESQNGKRLLAHELTHTIQQKGMVQRKVQRKWAKNETYKSYDGTTIKADLNLKFKAAVLNKSSNAALNTSGLASAAKSQIENSYQGKLRKKLLGIDVLYDVSTSADIRVINKLTDLNFFEEHLMVVLDDSHPKVKGTYGRGPFYGTIVYLNEKHTPGMISGSDKNTIPHEVGHTAGLKHLMEKRDEAGLLGNLIKKLHHIQNKDNMMWRGGGHPSYSMADADQKLDKTNPDQIDQIKKNLNDKKLNKVDVFSFIDLMKLGN from the coding sequence ATGAGAGAATTGAAGAAAAAACATAAGCCAGAATTAAGTAATAATCAGGTTTCAATGAAATCCGATGATCAATCAAAGGATTTTTTTGGCGTACAGGCAAAACTTGAAACTGGAAAGCCGGGTGATAAGTATGAGCAAGAAGCAGATGCCATGGCTGATAAGGTGGTAAATCAAACTTCTTCCACTGACCCAATTCAATCCAAAGGGGCTGAGGAGGAGGAGGTACAGCAAAAACCAATTTCTGAATCCATTAGTAAAGTTCAAAAGCAGGATATGAAGGAGGAGGAACCAGTTCAGGCTCAGGAAGAAGAAGAGGTGGTCCAGTCTCAAGAGGAAGAGGAAGCTGTTCAATCCCAAGAGGAGGAAGAAGCGATACAGTCTCAGGAAGAAGAGGAGGCTGTACAATCACAAGAAGAGGAGGAAGCTGTACAAGCTGAGGAAGAAGAGGAGGCGCTTCAAACAAAGTCCGAGGCTAACAATTTGAATCACCAAAAAAGGGCTAATTCAATTGAAACTACCTTAAATCAAAGCAAAGGTTCTGGGAAAGCATTAGATAAGTCCATTAAAAATGAAATGGAAAGTGGTTTTGGTGCTGATTTTAGTCAGGTAAGAATCCATCATGATGCCAGAGCGAATGATATGAGTAAGCAAATCCATGCACAAGCTTTTACCCATGGAAATGATATCTATTTTAATTCTGGTAAATATCAACCAGAAAGCCAGAATGGGAAACGTCTGTTAGCTCACGAATTGACTCATACCATTCAACAAAAAGGAATGGTGCAAAGGAAAGTGCAAAGAAAATGGGCTAAAAATGAAACGTATAAGTCCTATGACGGGACGACTATCAAGGCTGATTTAAATTTAAAATTTAAAGCTGCAGTTCTTAATAAAAGTTCGAATGCGGCCTTAAACACATCAGGGCTTGCCAGTGCTGCGAAAAGCCAAATTGAGAATAGTTATCAAGGTAAATTAAGAAAGAAGTTATTAGGAATCGACGTGTTATATGATGTGAGTACCAGCGCAGATATTCGGGTGATTAATAAGTTGACAGACCTTAATTTTTTTGAGGAGCATTTAATGGTGGTTTTAGATGATTCCCATCCCAAAGTAAAGGGTACTTATGGAAGGGGACCATTCTATGGAACCATTGTGTATTTAAATGAAAAGCACACTCCAGGAATGATTTCTGGATCAGATAAAAATACTATTCCACATGAGGTGGGGCATACAGCAGGCTTAAAACATTTGATGGAAAAAAGGGATGAAGCTGGATTACTGGGGAATTTGATCAAGAAATTACATCATATTCAAAACAAAGATAATATGATGTGGAGAGGTGGAGGGCACCCAAGCTATAGTATGGCCGATGCAGACCAAAAACTAGATAAAACCAATCCCGATCAAATTGATCAGATTAAGAAAAACTTAAATGATAAAAAGCTCAATAAGGTAGATGTATTCAGTTTTATCGATTTAATGAAGTTGGGAAATTAA
- a CDS encoding contractile injection system tape measure protein, translated as MEQVKKHIVNKVMVEFHTSDEETAFHIKNHVSSFLERELFPVLEEYLEMISQKVSNKHLQIPSLKIDLKSQKDLIDSFGKTKNKLVLDHLLNQFKVQLEQQLKQLESKVVEMEAQEGAVPKSIIDQSLTESERLNLDSSTSREINTIIYVLQNGRLPWWIGENEKTNFFKGWDNLKDIKYLLEEPIFRKYLIELAGQKEVLARFIKQFSDAQLSILFMELANTTNGLKQSKIYKSWIKSVPENKLKNEFWTLNWKLLSNKSYKTEFITQVNSFWQKAVQNDPYNFQKIQILLNEMHQFAKDFHGEKYQSVEDSFSVFNQKLSLLGKDGKWKKATISKNDQTALLDAWKTKDSTIEEPQKEINDDHQDEETSILDEGILVSQAGLVLIHSFVKPFFKNVGLIGEDNRLKDKNTAVHLLHFLATKEEEAFDHELLFEKYCCNIPFDQPLERNVVLPDDMKEAAEELLSDVLGHWKALKSTSADTLRSEFLCRRGKISLQGNHHKMVVERKAQDILLDQVPWSISLVKFPWRKELLFVEW; from the coding sequence TTGGAACAAGTAAAGAAACATATTGTCAACAAGGTGATGGTCGAATTCCATACTTCAGATGAAGAAACTGCTTTTCATATCAAAAATCATGTTTCTTCATTTTTAGAGAGAGAGTTATTCCCAGTACTGGAGGAGTACCTCGAAATGATCAGTCAAAAAGTTTCTAATAAGCATTTACAGATCCCCTCCTTAAAAATTGATCTAAAAAGCCAAAAAGATTTGATCGATAGCTTCGGTAAAACTAAAAATAAGCTGGTGCTAGATCATTTATTAAATCAGTTCAAAGTTCAGTTAGAGCAGCAGCTTAAACAATTGGAGAGTAAAGTTGTGGAGATGGAAGCCCAGGAAGGGGCTGTTCCCAAATCTATTATTGACCAAAGTTTAACAGAAAGTGAGCGTTTAAATCTCGACTCTAGTACTTCAAGAGAGATTAACACTATCATATATGTACTTCAAAATGGAAGGCTTCCTTGGTGGATTGGAGAAAATGAAAAGACTAATTTCTTCAAGGGATGGGACAATTTAAAAGACATTAAATACCTTCTGGAGGAGCCGATTTTTAGGAAATATTTAATCGAGCTTGCTGGACAAAAAGAGGTTTTGGCGCGCTTTATCAAGCAGTTTTCTGACGCACAATTATCAATTTTATTTATGGAGCTTGCTAATACTACCAACGGATTGAAGCAAAGCAAAATTTATAAATCCTGGATAAAATCAGTACCAGAAAACAAATTGAAAAATGAATTTTGGACACTGAATTGGAAACTCCTTTCCAATAAAAGCTATAAGACAGAATTTATTACTCAGGTTAATTCTTTCTGGCAAAAGGCAGTTCAAAACGATCCTTATAATTTTCAGAAAATACAGATCCTACTGAATGAAATGCATCAATTTGCCAAGGATTTTCATGGTGAAAAATATCAATCAGTAGAAGATTCCTTTTCTGTTTTCAATCAAAAGCTTAGCCTGCTTGGAAAAGATGGCAAATGGAAAAAAGCCACTATTTCTAAAAATGATCAGACAGCGCTTTTAGATGCTTGGAAAACCAAAGATTCAACAATAGAAGAACCACAAAAGGAAATTAATGATGATCACCAAGATGAGGAAACTTCAATTTTGGATGAAGGAATTCTCGTAAGTCAAGCTGGTTTGGTTTTGATTCATTCCTTCGTTAAGCCATTTTTTAAGAATGTTGGATTGATAGGTGAGGATAATCGATTGAAAGATAAAAACACTGCTGTTCATCTGTTACATTTTTTAGCAACGAAGGAGGAAGAGGCTTTTGATCATGAGTTGCTATTTGAAAAATATTGCTGCAATATTCCTTTTGATCAACCTCTGGAAAGAAATGTGGTCTTACCTGATGATATGAAGGAAGCTGCTGAAGAATTGCTTTCTGATGTATTAGGTCACTGGAAAGCATTAAAAAGTACTAGCGCAGATACACTTAGATCAGAGTTTCTGTGTAGAAGGGGAAAAATTAGTCTCCAGGGTAATCATCATAAAATGGTGGTTGAGAGAAAAGCTCAGGACATTTTACTAGATCAAGTCCCATGGTCCATTAGCTTGGTGAAATTTCCTTGGCGGAAAGAATTGTTATTTGTGGAATGGTAG
- a CDS encoding PKD domain-containing protein has translation MANKLSTITTQYHTYKVDQVLTHTQLNESIAFFEDQDRLTRVFLNGVGIVCGFKISRPTSTIIRVSQGIGVTTDGDLLKLLREAAEEDSPGLRIVEEFVDYTHFRDFNDENSHYEKFNLGESKINLWELVPKEKANETDQPISQIGGLVDKIAVLYLETYAREADLCSGINCDNQGVEQVAHLRVLLTDVAGAKHLLADDGVYQKLDIKTLYGKLKKVKLQKVLLSKANTKDLQKLEDSYYSAIMGADIGKLSDGLNSISEFLGVNVNVEQALKIFQQKPSSTYVNFFQYQYDWLRDVISTYHEIIETLFKLNATCLPDINAFPKHLMLGRVIPSVGTEQYRHGFYSSPITGDTSVTNKLHLLLERLRLILSTFHTPVTDINITPSVFSGDLGDKAIPFYYKANSVLLNNWSFEKSRMGFNSDITSYVRQKDEETGITIEPLEIDTDENDFYRIEGHQGQGFEKAMIEIQDLVYKYNLDFDVKAVSINEALDSIRMEDYKCHFEDLMVLLDAWNDEISCVTGKITSFFTSLKIKELLEENAAAESESEVASIKETSKVYQPTSKSDTMTLEQLAILIKNQKITLAEAKRLYPYLFESTQDYKTENSKSIRESVIKNVKEEEESLGFVFQPVFTAEMPVYYGYNEIKVEAEKEVANYLKDFQIQEDEKVALVDKPIEIIAASYDISNYIPERLFELDSGYIVEYETSIESLCEKLDEFSKRVEKLSINDRLKSSLQSRALYFTSVCCAANKLKILQAEIEARKKHILEQLQFSNFHEHHPGLDHRAGVSKGGTFVMVYYTRPTRVSKRGISIAGFKEISVAENSYGDFSKTIDLNEISKELNLFTDPKNLEKDLEIFRKQLSGDKSSLHGLDVLKSRNLKSNLKDKTVIADFMLPYRCCSDCNPINFIVPRPVIFLNLNTETYCLGLEQEEISFEVIPVDGEVTVVDNVAGVIISGRSISIDPGAFPKEMLGEAISFLVNDEPTDAKLTVLQAPTFVLNLPDGPVSDPSIEFSASPSFDNAGYLWEFGDGTSSTEVAPKKTFSLPVNAENKISVSLTITPENGACPNRVTGEIVFEEQEEEVDLTLTPNEFCRDQSTEPVAFGVVPDDGNVTGPGVQPGENGNGFVFNPILIEDIDLEKDLRFRVNGKETDLIVRVYQTPVIAFTTSAVNNPTNNSKTVTLTITNPPSSVREYIWSINDKDRAGTSESSYTETFPASVTSLKVSVLAILSNLCEEASSNVSIIILQSGSVDTCTDIGEKWLSDQNLRISRFMESPDFEKIDDWGQQTYTQAINGIKNDNGADIIGFAEIVKNSSLYLAGGDEQNKQLMQIFSNHYPPLISYIMEMNSNNGPGVLPMKDLYKTFVQLFYTLIRCQDKEVLIERGAEFQFDAIVSRITSDFKELQGSSIKWDVNDEIPGIYEELLEVFDSVPYLKNGLQNQLTLMV, from the coding sequence ATGGCTAATAAACTAAGTACAATCACAACCCAATACCACACTTACAAAGTGGATCAGGTATTGACTCATACTCAATTAAATGAGTCTATAGCTTTTTTTGAAGACCAGGACCGATTGACGCGTGTTTTTTTGAATGGAGTCGGAATCGTCTGTGGATTTAAGATCAGCAGGCCCACGAGTACCATTATTCGTGTTTCCCAAGGCATAGGAGTGACCACAGATGGAGATTTGCTGAAACTTTTAAGAGAGGCTGCTGAAGAAGATTCTCCTGGTCTTAGGATAGTAGAAGAATTCGTAGACTATACTCATTTTCGGGATTTTAACGATGAAAACAGCCATTACGAAAAATTCAATTTAGGAGAAAGCAAAATCAATTTATGGGAATTAGTACCTAAGGAAAAAGCCAACGAGACGGATCAACCCATTTCCCAAATAGGTGGTCTGGTTGATAAAATAGCGGTTTTATACCTGGAAACCTATGCTCGTGAGGCGGATTTGTGTAGTGGAATAAACTGTGATAATCAAGGGGTAGAGCAGGTTGCTCATTTAAGAGTATTGCTCACAGATGTGGCAGGGGCCAAGCACTTGCTTGCAGATGATGGAGTTTACCAAAAGCTTGATATTAAAACTCTTTATGGAAAATTAAAGAAAGTCAAATTACAAAAGGTGTTGCTGTCCAAGGCAAATACTAAAGATTTGCAAAAATTAGAAGACAGTTATTACAGCGCGATTATGGGAGCTGATATTGGAAAGCTTTCTGATGGCTTGAACAGTATATCTGAATTCTTGGGAGTAAATGTGAATGTAGAGCAAGCACTCAAAATTTTCCAGCAGAAACCCAGTTCCACCTATGTTAACTTTTTCCAGTATCAATATGATTGGCTGAGGGATGTCATTAGTACCTACCATGAAATAATCGAAACCCTTTTCAAGCTAAATGCTACATGTCTACCTGATATCAATGCATTCCCAAAACATTTGATGCTAGGAAGGGTCATTCCATCTGTTGGAACTGAGCAATACCGACATGGGTTTTACAGCTCCCCAATTACTGGAGATACTTCTGTCACCAATAAACTTCATTTATTATTGGAAAGACTACGGTTGATTTTATCCACTTTCCATACTCCTGTGACGGATATCAATATCACTCCCTCAGTATTTAGCGGAGATTTAGGAGATAAGGCAATCCCTTTTTATTACAAAGCGAACAGTGTCCTTTTGAATAATTGGAGTTTTGAAAAATCTAGAATGGGGTTCAATTCTGATATTACCAGTTATGTAAGGCAAAAGGATGAAGAGACAGGAATTACGATAGAACCATTAGAAATAGATACTGACGAAAATGATTTTTATAGGATAGAAGGACATCAGGGGCAAGGCTTCGAAAAAGCGATGATTGAAATTCAGGATTTGGTTTATAAGTACAACCTGGATTTTGATGTAAAAGCAGTTTCCATAAATGAGGCATTGGATTCCATAAGAATGGAGGATTATAAGTGTCACTTTGAAGATTTAATGGTATTGCTTGATGCATGGAATGATGAGATCAGTTGTGTTACAGGGAAGATAACCTCATTTTTCACCTCCTTAAAAATCAAGGAACTTTTAGAGGAAAATGCAGCAGCTGAATCTGAATCCGAAGTAGCTTCAATTAAAGAAACATCCAAGGTTTATCAACCAACTTCAAAGAGTGATACCATGACTTTGGAGCAATTGGCAATTTTGATAAAAAATCAGAAAATCACTTTAGCAGAAGCTAAAAGACTGTATCCTTACTTATTTGAGTCCACTCAGGATTACAAAACTGAGAATAGTAAAAGCATTCGGGAAAGCGTTATAAAAAATGTGAAAGAAGAGGAGGAATCTCTTGGATTTGTATTCCAACCAGTCTTCACTGCTGAAATGCCAGTTTACTATGGGTACAATGAAATTAAAGTTGAGGCAGAAAAAGAGGTAGCTAATTACCTAAAAGATTTTCAAATCCAAGAAGATGAAAAAGTTGCTTTAGTGGACAAGCCCATAGAAATTATTGCTGCATCCTACGATATCTCTAACTATATACCTGAAAGACTTTTTGAATTAGATAGTGGCTATATTGTTGAATATGAGACTTCTATTGAAAGTTTGTGTGAGAAACTAGACGAGTTTAGCAAGCGAGTGGAAAAACTTTCTATCAATGATAGATTGAAAAGTAGCCTGCAGTCCCGCGCATTGTATTTTACATCTGTTTGTTGTGCCGCAAATAAACTGAAAATTCTTCAGGCAGAAATTGAAGCTAGAAAGAAACACATCCTTGAGCAATTACAGTTTTCAAACTTTCATGAACACCATCCTGGTCTAGATCATAGAGCTGGAGTAAGTAAGGGAGGAACTTTTGTGATGGTCTATTACACACGACCTACCCGTGTGAGTAAAAGAGGGATTTCAATTGCTGGGTTTAAGGAAATAAGTGTTGCAGAAAATAGTTATGGAGATTTTTCAAAGACGATTGATTTGAATGAAATCAGTAAGGAGTTGAATCTTTTTACTGATCCTAAAAACTTGGAAAAGGATCTTGAAATTTTTAGAAAACAGCTATCAGGAGATAAATCTAGTTTGCATGGTTTAGATGTATTGAAGAGTAGGAATCTTAAGAGTAATTTAAAAGACAAAACGGTCATAGCAGATTTTATGCTCCCATATCGATGCTGTTCAGATTGCAATCCAATTAACTTCATCGTTCCGCGTCCAGTTATTTTCTTAAACCTTAATACCGAAACCTATTGCCTAGGTTTAGAGCAAGAGGAGATCAGCTTTGAGGTGATACCTGTGGATGGAGAAGTGACAGTGGTAGATAATGTGGCGGGTGTAATTATCTCAGGTCGATCTATTAGCATTGATCCTGGAGCATTTCCTAAAGAGATGCTTGGAGAAGCTATATCATTCTTGGTAAATGATGAACCTACAGATGCTAAGTTAACAGTTTTACAAGCTCCTACATTTGTCTTAAATCTACCAGATGGCCCGGTAAGTGATCCTAGCATTGAATTTTCTGCCTCTCCTTCATTTGATAATGCAGGGTATTTATGGGAGTTCGGAGATGGTACTTCTTCTACTGAGGTAGCACCCAAAAAGACTTTTTCTTTACCTGTAAATGCTGAAAATAAAATTTCAGTTTCATTGACTATTACTCCTGAAAATGGTGCTTGCCCAAATAGAGTTACTGGAGAAATTGTTTTTGAGGAACAGGAAGAGGAAGTTGATCTAACCTTAACTCCAAATGAATTCTGTAGGGACCAAAGTACTGAACCTGTTGCATTTGGAGTGGTTCCAGATGACGGAAATGTGACTGGTCCGGGAGTTCAACCCGGAGAAAATGGAAATGGATTTGTATTTAACCCAATCCTGATTGAAGATATAGATCTGGAAAAGGATTTAAGGTTTAGGGTAAATGGTAAGGAAACGGACTTGATCGTAAGAGTGTATCAAACTCCAGTGATTGCATTTACAACCTCAGCGGTTAATAACCCAACAAATAATTCAAAAACAGTTACCCTAACTATTACTAATCCACCTTCTTCAGTAAGAGAGTATATCTGGTCAATAAATGATAAGGACCGAGCAGGTACTTCAGAGAGCTCTTATACCGAAACTTTCCCTGCTTCAGTAACTTCATTAAAGGTTTCCGTTCTTGCTATACTTAGCAATCTATGCGAAGAAGCAAGTTCTAATGTATCAATAATAATTTTACAATCGGGTTCAGTCGACACATGTACAGATATAGGTGAGAAATGGCTTTCAGATCAGAATTTGAGGATATCGAGGTTCATGGAAAGTCCGGATTTTGAAAAAATAGATGACTGGGGACAGCAAACTTACACTCAGGCAATTAATGGAATTAAGAATGATAATGGTGCTGACATTATTGGTTTCGCTGAAATAGTCAAAAATTCAAGTCTATACTTAGCCGGTGGGGATGAGCAGAATAAACAACTGATGCAGATTTTCTCGAATCATTATCCACCATTAATTTCTTACATAATGGAGATGAATTCAAATAATGGACCAGGAGTACTTCCAATGAAAGATCTGTACAAAACCTTTGTTCAATTATTCTATACATTGATTAGATGTCAAGACAAAGAAGTCCTGATTGAAAGAGGTGCTGAGTTTCAGTTTGATGCGATTGTAAGCCGAATAACCTCTGACTTTAAAGAATTACAGGGATCAAGTATCAAATGGGATGTAAATGATGAAATCCCCGGTATCTATGAAGAATTGTTAGAAGTTTTTGATAGTGTTCCTTACCTGAAAAATGGCTTACAAAATCAATTGACTTTAATGGTATAA